One window of Triticum dicoccoides isolate Atlit2015 ecotype Zavitan chromosome 5A, WEW_v2.0, whole genome shotgun sequence genomic DNA carries:
- the LOC119300093 gene encoding ATP synthase subunit alpha, mitochondrial-like has protein sequence MEFSPRAAELTTLLESRMTNFYTNFQVDEIGRVVSVGDGIARVYGLNEIQAGEMVEFASGVKGIALNLENENVGIVIFGSDTAIKEGDLVKCTGSIVDVPAGKAMLGRVVDALGVPIDGKGALSDHERRRVEVKAPGIIERKSVHEPMQTGLTTVDSLVPIGRGQRELIIGDRQTGKTAIAIDTILNQKQMNSRGTNESETLYCVYVAIGQKRSTVAQLVQILSEANALEYSILVAATALDPAPLQFLAPYSGCAMGEYFRDNGMHALIIYDDLSKQAVAYRQMSLLLCRPPGREAFPGDVFYLHSRLLERAAKRPDQTGAGISTALPVIETQAGDVSAYIPTNVISITDGQICLETELFYRGIRPAINVGLSVSRVGSAAQLKAMKQVCGSSKLELAQYREVAAFAQFGSDLDAATQALMVSDEDIEQ, from the coding sequence ATGGAATTCTCACCCAGAGCTGCGGAACTCACGACTCTATTAGAAAGTAGAATGACCAACTTTTACACGAATTTTCAAGTGGATGAGATCGGTCGAGTGGTCTCAGTTGGAGATGGGATTGCACGTGTTTATGGATTGAACGAGATTCAAGCAGGAGAAATGGTGGAATTTGCCAGCGGTGTGAAAGGAATCGCCTTAAATCTTGAGAATGAGAATGTAGGTATTGTTATCTTTGGTAGTGATACCGCTATTAAAGAAGGAGATCTTGTCAAGTGCACTGGATCTATTGTGGATGTTCCTGCGGGAAAGGCCATGTTAGGCCGTGTGGTCGACGCCTTGGGAGTACCTATTGATGGAAAAGGGGCTCTAAGCGATCACGAACGAAGACGTGTCGAAGTGAAAGCCCCAGGGATTATTGAACGTAAATCTGTGCACGAACCCATGCAAACAGGCTTAACAACAGTGGATAGCCTGGTTCCTATAGGCCGTGGTCAACGAGAACTTATAATCGGGGACAGACAAACTGGAAAAACTGCAATAGCTATCGATACTATATTAAACCAAAAGCAAATGAACTCAAGGGGCACAAATGAGAGTGAGACATTGTATTGTGTCTATGTTGCGATTGGACAAAAACGCTCGACTGTGGCACAATTAGTTCAAATTCTTTCAGAAGCGAATGCTTTGGAATATTCCATTCTTGTAGCAGCCACCGCTTTGGATCCTGCTCCTCTGCAATTTCTGGCCCCATATTCAGGGTGTGCCATGGGGGAATATTTCCGCGATAATGGAATGCACGCATTAATTATATATGATGATCTAAGTAAACAGGCGGTGGCATATCGACAAATGTCATTATTGTTATGCCGACCACCAGGCCGTGAGGCTTTCCCAGGGGATGTTTTCTATTTACATTCCCGTCTCTTAGAAAGAGCCGCTAAACGACCGGACCAGACAGGTGCGGGTATCTCGACTGCGTTACCCGTGATTGAAACACAAGCTGGAGACGTATCGGCCTATATCCCCACCAATGTGATCTCCATTACAGATGGACAAATCTGTTTGGAAACAGAGCTCTTTTATCGCGGAATTAGACCAGCTATTAACGTTGGCTTATCCGTCAGTCGCGTCGGGTCTGCCGCTCAGTTGAAAGCTATGAAACAAGTCTGCGGTAGTTCAAAACTGGAATTGGCACAATATCGCGAAGTGGCCGCCTTCGCTCAATTTGGGTCAGACCTTGATGCTGCGACTCAGGCATTAATGGTATCGGATGAAGATATAGAACAATGA